One genomic window of Halorubrum hochsteinianum includes the following:
- a CDS encoding molybdopterin synthase, with the protein MRPISIVGDGAPRLARRLAARLGGRVAVVERDDAADGDRPGSGDATADGGVVDGGVADPGQRPGADTALAFDGDGNWTGRGETEGFDDLLDGLAPDHDYLIAVGESRLRVPAVLLGEDPDPESVPGTVLATAPAPDAVDLEGLVADLDAAEPWITRETLVRRVEASADADRSGAIATFTGRVRARDGPEDDRTTHLAFEKYEGVAAERMDAIADELTDRDGVFDVRMHHRTGVIEAGEDIVFVVVLAGHRREAFRTVEDGIDRLKDEVPIFKKEATESETFWVHRRD; encoded by the coding sequence ATGCGACCGATATCGATCGTCGGGGACGGTGCTCCGAGGCTGGCGCGACGGCTCGCGGCGCGGCTCGGCGGGCGCGTCGCCGTCGTCGAGCGGGACGACGCCGCCGACGGCGACCGACCGGGCTCGGGCGACGCGACCGCCGACGGCGGGGTCGTCGACGGCGGGGTCGCCGACCCCGGACAGCGCCCCGGTGCCGACACCGCGCTCGCGTTCGACGGCGACGGGAACTGGACCGGCCGAGGGGAGACCGAGGGGTTCGACGACCTGCTGGACGGGCTCGCCCCCGACCACGACTACCTGATCGCGGTCGGCGAGTCGCGGCTGCGGGTGCCCGCGGTCCTCCTCGGCGAGGACCCGGACCCCGAGAGCGTGCCGGGGACCGTCCTCGCGACCGCGCCCGCCCCGGACGCGGTCGACCTCGAGGGGCTGGTCGCGGACCTCGACGCCGCGGAGCCGTGGATCACCCGCGAGACGCTGGTGCGGCGCGTCGAGGCGTCGGCGGACGCGGACCGGTCGGGCGCGATCGCCACGTTCACCGGTCGCGTGCGCGCCCGCGATGGTCCCGAGGACGACCGGACGACGCACCTCGCCTTCGAGAAGTACGAGGGGGTCGCCGCCGAGCGGATGGACGCCATCGCCGACGAGCTGACGGACCGCGACGGCGTCTTCGACGTGCGGATGCACCACCGCACGGGCGTGATCGAGGCGGGCGAGGACATCGTGTTCGTCGTCGTCCTCGCTGGCCACCGGCGGGAGGCGTTCCGGACCGTCGAGGACGGGATCGACCGCCTGAAAGACGAGGTGCCGATATTCAAGAAGGAGGCGACGGAGTCGGAGACGTTCTGGGTTCACCGGCGCGACTGA